The nucleotide sequence TTTTACTGATGTCTATCGGACGGTGCTGGTCCCAGATAATGTGATGTTTGCCTGCGCTACTGGCGCGGGTCATACGTTTGTCGCGGTTGACTGGCATGTTGTTCGTCGTTTTGGGCAGTAGTTGATGGGGTACGTTACGCTTAACACGTAGCGTTATCTCTGCGCGGTGTCTTTCAGGCACGTACACTCATTCTTGACCGTTTGGGTTTGGGTACATGAAACAGTTAAAAATTGCGGCTAATGCGGCGGTTGCCTCCCGTCTAATCACCCTGCGTCCAGTTGTGGCGCTCAGTCAGACCGATTTTACCGACATCGCGGCCGTTGTGGTGTCGGTTGAGGAGGCGCGCAGCGGCATCCTGTCGGTGATGCATCACTCCGGTTTCGGTATTCCGGCATTCGTCGTGCGGGAGTCCTGGCATAGTAGTCAGGAAACGCTGCCGCCGGGCAGCGAATGGTTGTGTCTGGATAAAACCGGCGAGCATGCGCTTCAGCTGGAAAAAGCGGCCGCGGAGTATCAGGCCCGGTTGTTGCCGCCATTTTTTGACACGCTGTCCAAGTATGTCGGTATGCGCAACACCACCTTTGCCTGCCCAGGTCATCAGGGCGGGGCGTTTTTTCGCAAACATCCGGCAGGCCGTCGGTTTTTCGAGTTTTATGGCGAAAATATGTTCCGGTCAGATATCTGCAACGCAGATGTGAAACTGGGCGACTTGCTGATCCATGAAGGTGCCGCTAAAAAAGCGCAGAAATTTGCCGCCACCGTGTTCAATGCCGATAAAACCTACTTTGTGTTGAACGGGACGTCTGCGGCGAACAAAGTGGTGACCAACGCGTTGCTGACGCGCGGCGATCTGGTGTTGTTCGACCGCAATAACCACAAGTCCAATCATCATGGCGCGCTGATTCAGGCCGGTGCGACGCCGGTTTATCTGGAAACGGCCCGCAACCCGTTCGGTTTTATCGGCGGGGTGGATGCGCATTGTTTTAACGACGGTTACCTGCGTGAGCTGGTGCGTGAAGTCGCGCCGGAACGCGCTGACGAAGCCCGGCCGTTCCGTCTGGCGGTGATTCAGCTCGGCACCTATGACGGCACTATCTATAACGCCCGGCAGGTGGTGGATAGTATCGGCCACCTGTGCGATTACATCCTGTTCGACTCCGCCTGGGTGGGGTACGAGCAGTTCATCCCGATGATGGAGCAGTGCTCGCCGTTGTTGCTGGATCTGAACGAGAACGATCCGGGGATTTTCGTCACCCAGTCGGTGCATAAGCAGCAAGCCGGTTTCTCGCAAACCTCGCAAATTCACAAGAAAGACAACCATATTCGCGGGCAGAAGCGCTTCTGTCCGCACAAACGCCTCAACAATGCGTTTATGTTGCACGCGTCCACCAGCCCGTTTTATCCGCTGTTCGCCGCGCTGGACGTCAACGCTAAAATGCATGAGGGGCCAAGCGGCCGCCGGTTGTGGATGGAGTGCGTCAGGCTGGGGATCGAGGCGCGTAAGCAATTGCTGGAGCGTTGTTCCCTGATCAAGCCGTTTGTGCCGCCGATGGTCGGAGGGAAACGCTGGCAGGACCACGACACCGAGGTGATGGCGCGGGACGTGCGCTTCTTCAACTTCGAGCCGAGCGACAACTGGCACGCTTTCGAAGGCTATGCGCAGCAACAGTATTTTGTCGATCCGTGCAAACTGCTGCTGACGACGCCGGGGATTGACGCGGTGACCGGCGCTTATACCGCGTTCGGTATTCCTGCAACCATTCTCGCCAACTACCTGCGCGAACACGGCATCATTCCGGAAAAATGCGATCTGAACTCGATTCTGTTCCTGCTGACCCCGGCGGAAGACAGCGTGAAGATGGATCGCCTGGCGGCGGCGCTGGTGCAGTTCGAACAATTGATCGAGCAGGATGCGCCGTTAAGCGAAGTCTTGCCGAACCTGTATCACAAATATGAGCAGCGCTATGCCGGCTATACCCTGCGCCGCCTGTGTCAGGAAATGCATGATTTTTACGCCAGCCACGACGTGAAGCGGCTGCAAAAAGAGATGTTCCGCAAAGCCTCTTTCCCGCAGGCGGCGGTGTTAGCGCAGGATGCTCACACCGCGTATATCCGCGGCGAGGTCGATCTGGTGCCGCTGGCCGAAGCGGAAGGGCGCATTGCGGCGGAAGGGGCGTTGCCTTACCCGCCGGGCGTGCTGTGCGTGGTGCCGGGGGAAGTCTGGGGCGGGGCGGTGCTGCGTTACTTCCAGGCGCTGGAAGCGGGCATCAACCTGATGCCGGGCTTTGCGCCGGAGCTACAGGGTGTCTACAGCGTGGCGCAGGAAGACGGTAGCAAACGCCTGTGCGCGAATGTAATTGCCCGCTAACTGGCTGTTGCGTATCCACTAAAGAGAAAACCGGGGGAAACCCCGGTTTTTTTATCGTATTCCAGTCTTCAGGCCGCCGTTTTTTCGTGTTCCGCTTTCAGCCGATTGACCTCTTCTTTCTGTTTACGCAGCCCATACCAGCCGACAATCAGCAGGATCGCCAGCACCGGGATGGTGGCGATAGTCCAGGTGCCGTTCGGATAATCCAGCGCCATCAGCACCAGCACGCTGAGCAGAAACGCCAGTGTTAGCCAGGAGGAGAACGGCGCCAGCGGCATACGGAAGGCGACCGGGCTGGCTTTGCCCTGATGAATGGCCTGACGCAGCTTCATCTGGCAGATGATGATGAATGCCCAGGAGGTGATGATGCCGAGCGAAGCCACGTTCAGGACGATTTCAAACACCTGCGACGGCACGATGTAATTCAGGAACACCCCGATAATGTGGATGCAGACGGTAACCAGAATGCCGGCGTAAGGTACTGACTGCGCGCTCATGTTGCCGAGGAATTTCGGCGCGGAACCGCCCTGAGACAGCGAGCGCAGAATGCGGCCGGTGGAGTACAGCCCGGAGTTGAGGCTGGAGAGCGCCGCCGACAGCACCACGATATTCATGATGGTGCCGATATAAGGCACGCCCAGCTTGCTGAAGAAGGTGACGAACGGGCTTTGCCCGGCCTGATAGGCATTCCACGGCAGCAGGCACACCAGCAGGATGACCGACCCGACGTAGAACAGGCCGATACGCCAGATGACGCTGTTGACCGCTTTGGGCAACGTTTTTTCTGGGTCTTTACACTCGCCGGCGGCGGTGCCGATCAGCTCCACCCCGGCGAAGGCGAAGATAACCCCTTGCACCAGCACCAGCGCCGGCAACAGGCCGTGCGGGAACAGGCCGCCGTTATCGGTAATCAGGTGCAGCCCCGGGATGTTGCCGTCCAGCGTTTTGCCGGTGCCGAGGAAAAGGGTGCCAACGACCAGGAACAGGGAAATCGCCGCGACTTTGATCAGCGCGAACCAGAACTCCATCTCGGCGAACCATTTCACGCCAATCATGTTCATGGTGGTGACAATCGCCAGCGCACCGAGTGCGAACATCCATTGGGGAACCTCGGCAAAGGTGCCCCAGTAGTGCATGTAGAGCGCGACCGCGGTGATATCGACGATGCCGGTCATCGCCCAGTTGAGGAAGTACATCCAGCCGGCGACATAAGAGGCTTTTTCGCCCAGAAATTCGCGGGCGTAGGAGACAAAGCTGCCGCTGGAAGGACGGTGGACGATCAGTTCGCCCAGTGCCCGCAGAATGAAGAAAGAGAAGATGCCGCACACCAGATAAACCAGCGCCAGCGCCGGGCCGGCCATTTGCAGTCGTGCGCCTGCACCCAGAAATAAACCGGTGCCGATCGAACCGCCGATGGCGATCATCTGCACCTGACGGTTACCCATGCTTTTGTGGTAACCCGCTTCATGTGAATCGAGCCAGCGTCGTTTGGCGTGGTGTTCGGTCTCGTTTTTATGTTGATTCATTACCCGTTTGATTCCCTTGTCTGTCATTCAGGAGCATGAAATTGGCTGTTGTGTCACAGCCTGACTCGTTGAGTAGATTGCGTTTTTCTGGCTCGGTGGTGCCGGGTTTCCTGCTGGCGTCGGGCCAAAACGTCAGCGATGCTACCGTTTCCTGACCTGAGAGGCAAAAATACCCTGCGCTAATACGGTGGGTTTGTTTGGTTTGTATGCTTGGGTTTTTATTTTTATCAAAATATTGAACTGTTTTATTTAAATTAAATAGTTTTTAAGTCTATAAAATGACTTTTTAGATAGTATTTGCTTATGACTGTAACCAATCGTTTGCGCTGGTTATTTATTAATCATTGCTAATGTGACGGGGATGGCTGGCAGTGTTCCTGTAGTGGACGGTGTTCCTGTGACGGGACAGGAACACCGGTTGTTCGGGGCGGGCGCGCCGTCAGCGACTGTAACCGCGATAGTTTTTCTGCGCGGAGTTGACCTTGTACAGATAATGCCGCGATTCAGCGGACGGATGGCGCGTCGTCAGGGTCTGGTAGACCTCGCCGGGCGACATGGTGTTGATGATGCCGAACGCGGCGTCCTTATCACTGGAGAAGACTCGCAGCACGCTGCCTGCGCCGCCGTTATAGGCGGTGATGACCGCGTAGCGCTGCGACGTCGGGTCCTGAATGCCGGACAGGTAAACGTTTTTCAGCATCGACAGATAAGCGGTGCCGGTGTCGATGTTGTTCTCCGGGTCAAACAGATAGCTGCGGCTCGGCTGTCCCCATTTGCCCTTCATTTTGAACACGTCGCGGCCGGCGCTGTGCTGCACCACCTGCATCAACCCCAACGCATCGGAACGGCTGACTGCGTAGGGGTTGAAACTGGATTCGGTCTGCATGATGGCCAGGATCAGCGAGGCGTCGATACCGTAGCGTTCGGAGGCCTGACGCACCATCGGCAGGTATTTGTGCGCGCGTTTATCCAGGTGGTTCGGCACCAGTTGCATGGTGACCGACCAGATAACGCGCATGCCGGAGGTGCGGCGTTGCAGCTTATTCTGGATCAGATAGTCGGCGAAATTTCCGGCGCGGCCTTCCCAGCGAATCGGCTGGCCGGCGTTATCCAGCACCTGACCGTACAGCAATGGTTCGCGGCTGATCTGGATGTCGTTGGCGTCGGAATAGAGGTCGGTGTTGCTGGCGTTATCGCCCATCAACAGGGTGGTGATGATCGCCTGACGCAGGCTGTCCTGATAGTTGGTAGAAGAAATGGTTTCGATGGTGATGGTACCGGCGTCGAAGTTGACGTGACTACGCGTCATATATTGGTCGGAGTATTTGACGTAGTCTTTGGGGCCGGCGATCAGAACCTCGTTCAATCCCCAGATGTTTTCGATGTTGTTGGCGAATTGCCCCATCAAAATGTCGAAGGCGTTGGTGTCTTTGATAAAAGCCTCGCTGTTCTCGCCTCCTTTTTTGCTGGAGCAGGAAATCAACAACGGGGCAACAAGCAGCAAAACAAACAGTTTCTTCATCGTATCAAGCCGTACGGGATCAGGGATGCATCAGGGCCTGCCGGCCCCTGTCATTTAAGGTTGCTGCGGGGTGTAACCGTCGATATGCACGTCCTTGCCTTCGAACAGGAACTGCACCATCTCCTGCTCCAGCAGCTTACGGTGCTCCACATTCATCATGTTGAGCTTTTTCTCGTTGATAAGCATGGTCTGCTTGGTTTGCCACTGGGACCAGGCTTCCTTTGAGATGTCGTTATAAATGCGTTTGCCCAGCTCGCCGGGGTAGAGCTGGAAGTCGAGCCCTTCGGCGTCGCGTTGTAAAAAGGTACAGAAAATGGTTCTGCTCATGCTTATTCCTCATCATGTGCGCAGGCGTCGGCGAAGACCGATTGCGGTTGAGCCAACTGGCGTAACAACCGCTCTACCGGGGCGGCGAGCCCTACGGACGGCGGCTGCGCTAAGTTATACCAGAGACCGGCGCCTTCATCCATGCAGGAACCTGGGTCGGAAAATTCCAGCCACATCGGCACGATGTCCAGATGGAAATGGCTGAAGGTATGACGAAAAGCGATGCCCTGACGCAAGGCCTGCCGCCGGATGCCGCGCTGGTCGAGCCATTGCGTCAGGTCGTCCGGACTGGGGAACTGCGGGAAGCAATACAGGCCGCCCCACAGGCCGACCGTCGGGCGTTGTTCCAGCCAGACCGTTTGCCCGTTTTGCAGCAGCAGAAACCAGGCGGTTTTTTCCGGTAGCGTCTGTTTGGGTTTTTTGCCGGGATACTCGGCCCAGCTATGATTGGCGTAAGCGATACAGCCGTTGCTGAGCGGACACAGTTCGCATTTTGGGCGGCTGCGGGTGCAGACCATCGCGCCCAGATCCATCATCGCCTGATTGAATTTCTCGACGCCGTGCGCGGGCGTGACGGTTTCGCTCAGCGTCCAGAGCCGCTTCTCTACCTCTTTCTTCCCCGGCCAGCCCGCTACGGCGTAGCCGCGCGCCAGCACGCGTTTGACGTTGCCATCCAGAATCGGGTAGTGCTGACCGAGCGACAGCGAGAGAATAGCGCCGGCGGTGGAGCGGCCCACGCCGGGCAGATCGACGATATCGTCAAAACGGGTTGGAAACTCGCCGCCGTGGCGGTCGACGATGGTCTGCGCCGCTTTGTGCAGGTTGCGGGCGCGGGCGTAATAACCCAGCCCGGTCCACAGATGCAGCACTTCATCCAGCGGCGCCGCCGCCAGTTCGGCCACGGTGGGAAAACGCGCCATAAACCGTTCAAAATAGGGAATGACGGTGGTCACCTGGGTCTGTTGCAGCATCACTTCCGACAGCCAGACTTTATAAGGCGTTTTTTCAAGTTGCCAGGGCAGGGTTTTACGGCCGTAGCGCTCGTACCACTCCAGTACCTGTTGCGCGAACTGTTGCGCTTGCATCATAGCGGCGTCGTTATCCGGCTGGTAAAAATTTGACAGCGATTGCAGCACAGAGTGAATGTACTGTAAACCGGAACTTTCCGCCTCCGGCTACTTGCTAAACAACCGTATCCTTGGATAATGCGCGTTTTCCCAACCCAATCAGACTGACAGAAAGCATTATGATCAATAACGTCATCTCTCCGGAATTTGATGAAAACGGACGCCCGCTGCGTAGAATCCGCAGTTTTGTGCGTCGCCAGGGTCGCCTGACCAAAGGGCAGCAACAGGCGCTGGATGATTTTTGGCCGGTGATGGGCGTGGAGTATCAGAATGAGGCGCTGGATTTCGCCCGGCTATTCGGACGCGCCGCGCCGGTGGTGCTGGAGATTGGTTTTGGGATGGGGGCGTCGCTGGTGACGATGGCGCAGCAGCACCCGGAACAAAATTTTATCGGTATAGAAGTGCATGTGCCCGGCGTGGGGGCTTGTCTGGGAGCGGCGCAGGAAGCGGGCGTCGACAACCTGCGGGTGATGTGCCATGACGCGGTGGAAGTGCTGGAGCGCATGATCCCCGATGGCTCGCTTGCGATGGTGCAGTTGTTTTTCCCCGATCCGTGGCACAAAGCGCGCCATAATAAACGCCGTATCGTTCAGGCGCCTTTTGCCGAACTGGTGCGCAGCAAACTGGCGGTCGGCGGCGTGTTCCACATGGCGACCGACTGGGAACCTTATGCGCAACATATGCTCGAAGTGATGAGTTCGCTCGCAGGTTATCGCAACCTGTCGGACCATAATGATTATGTGCCGCGCCCGGCGTCGCGGCCATTGACCAAATTTGAGGCCCGCGGCCAGCGGCTGGGGCATGGTGTCTGGGATCTGATGTTTGAGAGGAATCAATAATGGCTAAGAATCGGAGTCGTCGTTTACGTAAAAAGCTGCACATCGATGAATTTCAGGAATTCGGCTTCTCGGTAAGCTGGCGCTTCCCGCAGGGAACCGCCGTGGAAGAGATTGACCGCACGCTGGATCTGTTCGTCGATGAAGTGATCGAGCCGAATGGGCTGGCGTTCGAAGGCAGCGGTTACCTACAGTGGGAAGGGCTGATGTGCCTGCAAAAACTGGGCAACTGCACCGATGAACAGCGTGAGCTGGTGCGTAATTGGCTGGAAGCCCATCAACTGACTGATGTGACGGTCAGCGATCTGTTTGATATTTGGTGGGATCTGCCCGAAAACCTCGGTTAAACCGCGCGTTCTTCGTCATCACTGGCTATGATTGGCGCTGGTGATGACGGCTGTCGGTCCTGGCAGCAGGCCGTTCCGGCCGGCGTCGGGCGCTGTTTTTTCAGGAGTCTCTATGTTGCGTAAAATGACCTTGGGTGCATTGATGTTGCTGGCCTGGCAAGCGCAGGCGGCCTATCAGTGCCATGTTCAACCTCAGGATGACATCATCATCAGCCCGCAGAGTGTGAAGGTGGTCGGCGCCAGCGGCAATCTGCAAATTTCGCCGCAGGGCGACATACTGAGCAACGGCAACGCGCTGAACCTCAATGCCGGGCAGCGTCAGCAGGCCAAGGCGTACCAGTCTGAACTGCGCCAGCAACTGCCGTGGATTGACGACGGCGCAAAGCAGCATCTGGAAAAAGCGCGTCAGGCGCTGGACAAGGTGATTGTGCAACAGTTGGGCAGCGACAGTAATGTGCGCAACCGTCTCGGCACGCTGGACGAGCAGTTAAAGCAGCAGATGAACCGGATTATCGAACACCGTAGCGATGGCCTGACCTTCCATCATCAGGCGATTAAGCAAGTTGAGCAGGACGGGCGGCAGATTGTCGAGCGCAGTCTGGGCGGCGTTTTGCAGGACAGCCTCAACGAAATGGGCGTCAAACAGATGGGCAGCGGCGGCGGTAATCCGCTGCAGGCGATGATGGGCAATCTGGGCGGCTTGCAGAAAGCGATCCAGACCGAGTGGAACAATCAGGAAATGGATTTTCAGCGTTTTGGCAATGATGTATGTAGCCGCGTCACGTCGCTGGAAAACCAACGCCAGACGTTATTGCAGTCAATTAAATAACCCTGCCTATTACAAGGGCGAATATATTATCTTGTGTTCGCCTTTTTTATTATTTCTATTTAAATGTATTTTCTTATTCGGTTTATGATAGTTACATTTATCATAAATATTTATTTCTATTTTTATCTGATTGTTTCTTTTTTATTCCATTCATTTGTTTTTGATTTTTTATTTCATTTAATTCATCAAATCGTAAATATATACCCTAAATAATTCGAGTTGCGGGAAGGCGGCGACGCAGCGAATCCCCAGGAGCTTACTCAGGTAAGTGACTGGGGTGAGCGAGGAAAGCCAACACACCTGCAATGTGAAGTATGACGGCTATAAATGCTTGTTTTATTCATTTTGTCATGTAATGGTAACGTTAAGAAATTAATTTCTTTTCGTCAGGAAAATAAAAAACACCCGTAATGCTGATTGCTGGATCACACGATCTGTTTATTGAGATTCTTTTATTACCGGGATGTGTCATATGCGCATGGCGTTGAATACGTTAAGGTTTTCTTATGCCAGAAAATCGACGATGCTTCATCGTATCGCCGTGTTTCACCGTATAAAAACGGATTTTCATCACCGTGGGAACGCGCAAGATAAAAAGCGATTTAACAGGCGGGTGATCGCTGTACTGCTGCTGGCCCAACTGACGGGCTCCGTATTACATCCGGCGCTGGCGGCTACCGCTGAGGATTTTCGGACCCGCGAATATATGTTTAACGGCGCGGCGCTGGATTCCATGCATGTCGCCGAAGCCTACGCGTTGGGATACAGCGGCGCCGGGGTAACGGTCGGCATTATCAACCGCGTCGGCGATCTGTCCGGCAATAATGAATTTAATGGAAAAGTGGATGCCGGTTCGCACTGGGTCAGCGACCCCAGCAGCGCCAGCCCGCACGGTTATTGGGTAGCCGGGGGGATTGGCGCGGCAAGGAATGGTTTCGGCATGCAGGGCGTGGCCTATAACTCGAACCTGTTAACGCTGGGAACGGATAATTCCGTCAATGATCTGTTTCAGGGCATGGCCGATATGACCAACCGTCCGGACGTGAAAATTATCAGCAACAGCTGGAACTTTCTGTTTTATCCCGACCAGCTTTCCTCTTATTCCGCCGCTATGCAGGACCTGCTGTTAAATACGGTGGTGTCCGCCTATACCAGCGCGGCGGATGTGCTGGCCAGTCAGGGGCAGTTAATGGTGATGGCGGCCGGGAACGAAGGGCACCTGACGCCGGCGCTGTTTGCCGCGTTGCCTACAGTGCTGGACAATAACGGTCTTCAGGACAACATCGCCAACACCTGGATTAACGTCATGGCGTACGATCCGTCTCAGCCCACCAGCAGCGCGGCGTTTATCGCCACCTTCAGCAACCTGGCGCAGGGCGCGACCGACTATAGCCTGCTGGCGCCGGGCGTAAATGTCATAACCACCTCCACCAACAACACCTTCGTTCGGATCAACGGCACCTCGTTCTCCTCACCTTATGTCGCCGGCGTCGGCGCGCTGGTCAGTCAGGCGTTTCCCTACATGAGCGGCAAGCAGATTGCCGATGTGCTGTTGTCCACCGCGACGCCGCTGACCGGCAGTAGTTTGCCGAAAGCGGTGGTGCTGGCCAACGAGCAGTATGATGAAAACCAGTCGCTCACCAGCAGCGCCATCAAGGTGTATGCCACCCGCACCGGTATCACCTTCACCGATAATGAGCTCACTACGCTGGTGAGCTCGCTGAAGATTAACAGCACATATAGCGGCATGACGGACGACCAGGTTCGCGCCGCGATTTTGAGCGCCGCCACCGATCAGAATATTACCGTGATGACGCAGAACGACTATCAGGCGCTGTTCGGTCAGGGGGTGGTTAATGCTTTTAAAGCGGTGCAAGGCCCCGGCTTGCTGAATGCCAAACGTCTGGTG is from Dickeya dianthicola NCPPB 453 and encodes:
- a CDS encoding ornithine decarboxylase encodes the protein MKQLKIAANAAVASRLITLRPVVALSQTDFTDIAAVVVSVEEARSGILSVMHHSGFGIPAFVVRESWHSSQETLPPGSEWLCLDKTGEHALQLEKAAAEYQARLLPPFFDTLSKYVGMRNTTFACPGHQGGAFFRKHPAGRRFFEFYGENMFRSDICNADVKLGDLLIHEGAAKKAQKFAATVFNADKTYFVLNGTSAANKVVTNALLTRGDLVLFDRNNHKSNHHGALIQAGATPVYLETARNPFGFIGGVDAHCFNDGYLRELVREVAPERADEARPFRLAVIQLGTYDGTIYNARQVVDSIGHLCDYILFDSAWVGYEQFIPMMEQCSPLLLDLNENDPGIFVTQSVHKQQAGFSQTSQIHKKDNHIRGQKRFCPHKRLNNAFMLHASTSPFYPLFAALDVNAKMHEGPSGRRLWMECVRLGIEARKQLLERCSLIKPFVPPMVGGKRWQDHDTEVMARDVRFFNFEPSDNWHAFEGYAQQQYFVDPCKLLLTTPGIDAVTGAYTAFGIPATILANYLREHGIIPEKCDLNSILFLLTPAEDSVKMDRLAAALVQFEQLIEQDAPLSEVLPNLYHKYEQRYAGYTLRRLCQEMHDFYASHDVKRLQKEMFRKASFPQAAVLAQDAHTAYIRGEVDLVPLAEAEGRIAAEGALPYPPGVLCVVPGEVWGGAVLRYFQALEAGINLMPGFAPELQGVYSVAQEDGSKRLCANVIAR
- the ansP gene encoding L-asparagine permease, with protein sequence MNQHKNETEHHAKRRWLDSHEAGYHKSMGNRQVQMIAIGGSIGTGLFLGAGARLQMAGPALALVYLVCGIFSFFILRALGELIVHRPSSGSFVSYAREFLGEKASYVAGWMYFLNWAMTGIVDITAVALYMHYWGTFAEVPQWMFALGALAIVTTMNMIGVKWFAEMEFWFALIKVAAISLFLVVGTLFLGTGKTLDGNIPGLHLITDNGGLFPHGLLPALVLVQGVIFAFAGVELIGTAAGECKDPEKTLPKAVNSVIWRIGLFYVGSVILLVCLLPWNAYQAGQSPFVTFFSKLGVPYIGTIMNIVVLSAALSSLNSGLYSTGRILRSLSQGGSAPKFLGNMSAQSVPYAGILVTVCIHIIGVFLNYIVPSQVFEIVLNVASLGIITSWAFIIICQMKLRQAIHQGKASPVAFRMPLAPFSSWLTLAFLLSVLVLMALDYPNGTWTIATIPVLAILLIVGWYGLRKQKEEVNRLKAEHEKTAA
- the mltC gene encoding membrane-bound lytic murein transglycosylase MltC, which produces MKKLFVLLLVAPLLISCSSKKGGENSEAFIKDTNAFDILMGQFANNIENIWGLNEVLIAGPKDYVKYSDQYMTRSHVNFDAGTITIETISSTNYQDSLRQAIITTLLMGDNASNTDLYSDANDIQISREPLLYGQVLDNAGQPIRWEGRAGNFADYLIQNKLQRRTSGMRVIWSVTMQLVPNHLDKRAHKYLPMVRQASERYGIDASLILAIMQTESSFNPYAVSRSDALGLMQVVQHSAGRDVFKMKGKWGQPSRSYLFDPENNIDTGTAYLSMLKNVYLSGIQDPTSQRYAVITAYNGGAGSVLRVFSSDKDAAFGIINTMSPGEVYQTLTTRHPSAESRHYLYKVNSAQKNYRGYSR
- a CDS encoding oxidative damage protection protein produces the protein MSRTIFCTFLQRDAEGLDFQLYPGELGKRIYNDISKEAWSQWQTKQTMLINEKKLNMMNVEHRKLLEQEMVQFLFEGKDVHIDGYTPQQP
- the mutY gene encoding A/G-specific adenine glycosylase — its product is MMQAQQFAQQVLEWYERYGRKTLPWQLEKTPYKVWLSEVMLQQTQVTTVIPYFERFMARFPTVAELAAAPLDEVLHLWTGLGYYARARNLHKAAQTIVDRHGGEFPTRFDDIVDLPGVGRSTAGAILSLSLGQHYPILDGNVKRVLARGYAVAGWPGKKEVEKRLWTLSETVTPAHGVEKFNQAMMDLGAMVCTRSRPKCELCPLSNGCIAYANHSWAEYPGKKPKQTLPEKTAWFLLLQNGQTVWLEQRPTVGLWGGLYCFPQFPSPDDLTQWLDQRGIRRQALRQGIAFRHTFSHFHLDIVPMWLEFSDPGSCMDEGAGLWYNLAQPPSVGLAAPVERLLRQLAQPQSVFADACAHDEE
- the trmB gene encoding tRNA (guanosine(46)-N7)-methyltransferase TrmB, which encodes MINNVISPEFDENGRPLRRIRSFVRRQGRLTKGQQQALDDFWPVMGVEYQNEALDFARLFGRAAPVVLEIGFGMGASLVTMAQQHPEQNFIGIEVHVPGVGACLGAAQEAGVDNLRVMCHDAVEVLERMIPDGSLAMVQLFFPDPWHKARHNKRRIVQAPFAELVRSKLAVGGVFHMATDWEPYAQHMLEVMSSLAGYRNLSDHNDYVPRPASRPLTKFEARGQRLGHGVWDLMFERNQ
- a CDS encoding YggL family protein, whose product is MAKNRSRRLRKKLHIDEFQEFGFSVSWRFPQGTAVEEIDRTLDLFVDEVIEPNGLAFEGSGYLQWEGLMCLQKLGNCTDEQRELVRNWLEAHQLTDVTVSDLFDIWWDLPENLG
- a CDS encoding YggN family protein, which translates into the protein MLRKMTLGALMLLAWQAQAAYQCHVQPQDDIIISPQSVKVVGASGNLQISPQGDILSNGNALNLNAGQRQQAKAYQSELRQQLPWIDDGAKQHLEKARQALDKVIVQQLGSDSNVRNRLGTLDEQLKQQMNRIIEHRSDGLTFHHQAIKQVEQDGRQIVERSLGGVLQDSLNEMGVKQMGSGGGNPLQAMMGNLGGLQKAIQTEWNNQEMDFQRFGNDVCSRVTSLENQRQTLLQSIK